The segment AAAGGCGGAGTTAATTCTTCAAATAGTGGTTTCGCACTAATTCTGTCATCAACTTTTAGTTTCGCTGACAAGCTATCTTTTTGAATATTTAACAAAACGGTACCAATAGATTTTCTCGCATTCACTTGCGTTACATCCACTTCATATTTATCATAATAAAATCCTGGTTTTAAAACTTTTTTCACCATAAAAATAACGGAAGAATTGTTCTCTAAATAATTATTATAATAGGTATTGTAATTTCTATCATCATTTAAAAAAACAGAAAAGACACCCACAAAAAAGAATAGAACTAAACTTATAACTGTCGTAAATTTTCTATTTTTAATCAACAAGAACAGTACAACTAAAAAAGTAGATAAAATGGAAATAGTAAAGAACCCAAATTTCCAAAATTGGGTTTGAAATTGAACTATAATTCCAACAATCATTAGCACAACAAAATGCAAGGGTAAATAATTCAATAACCTTTTCATAGCAGGTTAAAGTTAGCGAAAAATATTTAAGTGCTTTTTTTACAGAATGTTAGTTGCTTTAACAAAAGCTTTTTTCCAGTATTTTTCTGAAAGTAAAGAAACAATTACGCCTCTTGAAGATGTTGAATGAATAAATTTTATAAGCCCTTTATTAACTGAAACAACTAACCCAACATGATTTATGCCGCGACCTCTTTTACTGGTTTTAAAAAATAATAAATCACCTTTTTTTGTTGTACTTAAAGAAACTTTCTTTCCTCTTTTTGCCATATCTCTAGAGATTCTAGGCAACTGAACATTTTCACTTCCAAAAGCAACATAAATAATTCCAGAACAATCCATTCCTCTTTTTGTTGTTCCTCCAAACTTATATCTAACACCTTTATAATTCATTGCATTTGCAACAATTTTGTCAACTTTAGAAAGTTTTCTTTTAGTGGTATTTTTTACTACTTTTTTAGAGGAAGAACAAGAACTCATTACAAAAGAAAAAGCAATAAAAAGAAGTAATATTTTTTTCATTTAAACTAATTTCAAATCAGCAACAACTTGTTTTGCTACATGTTCAGAAGCGCCTTTTCCTCCTAAAATTTTTTCTAATTCGTAATACTCAAAAAACAATTTCTCTCTGTATTTTTCTTCTAATATATTTGTTAGTTCCTCTTTTAAGTTGGCTTTTGTAAAATCGTTCTGTATTAATTCTTTTACAACTTCTTTATCCATAATTAAATTTACCAAAGAGATAAATTTTAAGGTGATAATTCTTTTTGCAATTTGATAAGAAATAGTACTTCCCTTATAACAAACAACTTGTGGTAATTTAAATAATGCAGCTTCTAAAGTTGCAGTTCCTGAAGCTACTAAAGCTGCATAGGAAACACTTAATAAATCGTAGGTTTTATTGTTGATGAAATTCACTTTTCTATTACCTATAATTTCCTGATAAAAAGAAAAATCTTGACTAGGCGCTCCTGCAATTACAAATTGGTAGTCAGAAAAATCATCAACCAGAGAGAGCATTACCGAAAGCATTTTTGTGATTTCTTGTTTTCTGCTTCCTGGTAGTAAAGCAATTATTGGTTTATCATTTAAGTTGTGTTCTTTTTTAAATGCAGTCAAACTTACTTGTTTTCTATCAGCAATTCCGTCAATAAGAGGATGTCCAACAAATTCAACATTATAATTGTATTTTTTATAGAAGTCTTTTTCAAAGGGAAGAATAACAAACATTTTATCGATATCTCTTTTTATATCTTTTACTCTGCTTGCTCTACTTGCCCAAACTTGTGGAGAAATATAATAATTAGTTTTAAAATTTTGCTCTTTTGCCCACTTTGCAATTCGTAAATTAAAACCAGAATTATCAATAAAAACAACAACATCTGGATTAAATTTTGCAATATCTTTCTTACAGAACTTAATAAAACCTAAAACTTTAGTAAGATTCATTAGCACCTCAATGAACCCCATAAAAGCTCTTTCTTTATAGTGCTTTACGAGCGTACCTCCAACTTCACTCATTAAATCTCCACCCCAAAAACGTACCTCTGCATTTGTATCTTCTTTATACAAAGCTTTCATTAAGTTAGAACCATGTAAATCTCCTGAAGCTTCGCCAGCAACAATGTAATATTTCATCCTAGAAAAACTTTAGTATTAATGTTGTAATCGCAATTAATAGTGTTGCTAATAAGACGCCTTTTGCTTTGTTATCTTGTTTCTTTTTTATGTAAATAAAGAATACAAAAAGATTAGGAATTGCAGCTAAAGACAACACTTTTCCATATAATTTCCCTTCTTTTATTAAGTCTATTGTTTCATAGAATCCGAAACGAGAAATATATTCTAAATACAAGAAGATGCCTCCAAAAGTTGCAAAAAGAGAAACTAAAACTCCAATAAGTATGTCTTTTTTTACAGTTCCCAAGAATTTAATTTTTGAATCATGTGATGTGCCGTTAAATCAAACTGAACAGGAACAACAGAAACGTATCCGTTTTCCAATGCAAAAACATCTGTATCTTGTCCTTTATCTTTATTTACAAACTCGCCAGAAAGCCAATAATATTCTTTTCCAAAAGGACTTTTACGCTTGTCGAAATTTTCTTTCCAATACCCATTTGCTTGTCTACAAATTTTAACTCCTTTAATTTCTTCCTTCTTTAAATTAGGAATATTTACGTTTAAAACAATGCCTTCTGGCAAACCATTTAATAAGGCGTTTAAAGTAATCTTTTTTACATATTCTTCTGAGGGCTTAAAATCTGCATGCCATTTAAAATCAAGTAAAGAGAAACCAATTGCAGGAATTCCTTCTATACCAGCTTCTACAGCAGCACTCATTGTTCCTGAATAAATAACGTTTATTGATGAATTTGAACCATGATTAATTCCTGAAACACACAAATCTGGTTTTCTATTTAGAATTTCACTGACTGCCATTTTTACGCAATCTGCAGGAGTTCCAGAACAAGTATATTCTAACTGCGGACCATCATCTATCGTTATTGGATTGCAATGCAAAACATTATCAACAGTTATTGCATGGCCCATTCCACTTTGTGGGCTATCAGGTGCAACAACAACTACATCTCCAATTTTGTTCATTATACTAATTAAAGCTCTAATTCCTGGAGCTGTAATTCCATCATCATTTGTAACTAAAATTAATGGCTTTTCCTGCATATTATTCATTTTAAATACAAATGTAATTTATTTTAAGCGATTTTTCTTTTTAACATTTTCTAAAGAATTTTTCATTTCAATTTTGTGTAACATTGTACTAAAATTAAGTTTGGCATAATTTTAGTAAATTAGCTACTAAGAAAAAATTAGGACTCAGTAAAAATAACGACAATAAACCTATGAACACAAAATATAAATTCTCTACTTCTATTTTAGCACTTATTTTGTTAATTAGCAGTTTTACAGCACAGGCAACAACAAAATCTGATCCAGATCCAGAAAAAGATAAAATTTTAATTTACGTATTAAAAAATATTTTAACAAGAGGTCATTTTGTTGAAAAAGACATAAATGATAATTTTTCTGAACATGTTTTTAAAAGTTTCATAGATGGTTTAGATCCAAATAAACGTTATTTTACACAGAAGGATCTCAAAGAATTCTCTAAGTATAAATATGAAATTGATAATCAATTATTAGCTGATGATGTTTCTTTTTACAACTTAGTTTATAGCCATTTTTCTGATAAAATTAAAAATGCAAAATCTTACTACGGAGCTTTATTAGCACAACCTTTTGATTTTAAAAAGAAAGAAACGATAGACATTGATTTTGACAAAGCTAAGTTTGCAGAAAATGAAAACGAGCTAATAAACTATTGGCGTAAGCAATTAAAACTAAATACTTTGAGCAGGGTTCAAGAAGAATTGAAGCAGCAAGAAGAAAAAGTTAAAAAAGACAAAAACTTTAAAAATAAATCATTTAGGGTTTTAGAAAAAGAAGCAAGAGCAGAAGTTCTAAAAAACATGGATGAGTTGTATTTAAGAATAGAAGAACTCGAACATGAAGATTGGTTTTCTACTTTTTTAAATAGTGTTGTTGGTGCTTTTGACCCACATACAACTTATATGGCACCAAGAATAAAAGAACGCTTTGATCAAGACATGTCTGGAAAACTAGAAGGTATTGGAGCTCGTTTACAAAAAAAAGGAATTTATACACACGTTTTTGAATTAGTTTCTGGTGGACCTGCTTGGAAACAAGGTGAATTAGAAGCCGGAGATATTATTCTTCAGGTTGCACAAGGAGATAAAGAACCTTTAGATATTGTTGGTATGCGTTTAGACGATGCAATTAAATTTATAAAAGGAAAAAAAGGTACAGAGGTTAGACTTACCGTAAAGAAAAAATTAGATGGCTCTACAAAAATAATTTCAATAATTAGAGACGTTGTTCAGTTAGAAGAAACTTTTGTAAAGTCTAGTACTGTGGAAAAAAATGGTAAAAAATACGGAATTATTGATTTACCAAGATTTTATATCGACTTTCAAGATAAAAGCTACCGTGATTCTGCAAAAGACATGGAAAAAGAAATTGAAAGATTAAAAAACGAAGGTGTTACTGGGTTAATTATAGACTTAAGAAATAATGGCGGTGGCTCTTTAAAAACTGCTATTGAAATTGCTGGGCTATTTATTGATAAAGGACCAATAGTACAAGTAAAATACAGAGGAGAAAATCCAATGGTAAAAAATGATATTGACCCAAAAATACAATGGGATGGTTCTGTAGTTGTTCTGGTAAATGAGCTTTCTGCCTCTGCATCAGAAATTTTTGCTGCTGCAATGCAAGACTATAGAAGAGCTATAATTATAGGTGGAAATCAAA is part of the Polaribacter sp. SA4-10 genome and harbors:
- the lpxB gene encoding lipid-A-disaccharide synthase, coding for MKYYIVAGEASGDLHGSNLMKALYKEDTNAEVRFWGGDLMSEVGGTLVKHYKERAFMGFIEVLMNLTKVLGFIKFCKKDIAKFNPDVVVFIDNSGFNLRIAKWAKEQNFKTNYYISPQVWASRASRVKDIKRDIDKMFVILPFEKDFYKKYNYNVEFVGHPLIDGIADRKQVSLTAFKKEHNLNDKPIIALLPGSRKQEITKMLSVMLSLVDDFSDYQFVIAGAPSQDFSFYQEIIGNRKVNFINNKTYDLLSVSYAALVASGTATLEAALFKLPQVVCYKGSTISYQIAKRIITLKFISLVNLIMDKEVVKELIQNDFTKANLKEELTNILEEKYREKLFFEYYELEKILGGKGASEHVAKQVVADLKLV
- a CDS encoding C40 family peptidase — translated: MKKILLLFIAFSFVMSSCSSSKKVVKNTTKRKLSKVDKIVANAMNYKGVRYKFGGTTKRGMDCSGIIYVAFGSENVQLPRISRDMAKRGKKVSLSTTKKGDLLFFKTSKRGRGINHVGLVVSVNKGLIKFIHSTSSRGVIVSLLSEKYWKKAFVKATNIL
- the surE gene encoding 5'/3'-nucleotidase SurE yields the protein MQEKPLILVTNDDGITAPGIRALISIMNKIGDVVVVAPDSPQSGMGHAITVDNVLHCNPITIDDGPQLEYTCSGTPADCVKMAVSEILNRKPDLCVSGINHGSNSSINVIYSGTMSAAVEAGIEGIPAIGFSLLDFKWHADFKPSEEYVKKITLNALLNGLPEGIVLNVNIPNLKKEEIKGVKICRQANGYWKENFDKRKSPFGKEYYWLSGEFVNKDKGQDTDVFALENGYVSVVPVQFDLTAHHMIQKLNSWEL
- a CDS encoding carboxy terminal-processing peptidase → MNTKYKFSTSILALILLISSFTAQATTKSDPDPEKDKILIYVLKNILTRGHFVEKDINDNFSEHVFKSFIDGLDPNKRYFTQKDLKEFSKYKYEIDNQLLADDVSFYNLVYSHFSDKIKNAKSYYGALLAQPFDFKKKETIDIDFDKAKFAENENELINYWRKQLKLNTLSRVQEELKQQEEKVKKDKNFKNKSFRVLEKEARAEVLKNMDELYLRIEELEHEDWFSTFLNSVVGAFDPHTTYMAPRIKERFDQDMSGKLEGIGARLQKKGIYTHVFELVSGGPAWKQGELEAGDIILQVAQGDKEPLDIVGMRLDDAIKFIKGKKGTEVRLTVKKKLDGSTKIISIIRDVVQLEETFVKSSTVEKNGKKYGIIDLPRFYIDFQDKSYRDSAKDMEKEIERLKNEGVTGLIIDLRNNGGGSLKTAIEIAGLFIDKGPIVQVKYRGENPMVKNDIDPKIQWDGSVVVLVNELSASASEIFAAAMQDYRRAIIIGGNQTYGKGTVQNVLPINQFYPKYEKDLGYLKMTIQKFYRINGGSTQIEGVYSDIAIPSKYSYMKFGEKDLEGALIWDKVPQAKYLQTNSYINFSDVIYKSKERIAADPKFKLINEYAKWLKENQDDTSYSLNYKSFSKESETQEKEAKKFKTVFDYKSDLTFASPNYELPLLKKDTILADKRVAWHKNLSKDMYVSEALNVLSELKLKTPSEIVKN